One stretch of Acidobacteriota bacterium DNA includes these proteins:
- a CDS encoding transcriptional regulator, producing the protein MNPETLLHLDRVIHEKGRLAIMSMLAASRELSFTEMRDALKMTDGNLTTHIRTLQESGYVSVSKSYEKKRSRTTCALTSAGKKAFASYVNLLEQIVRQNKPG; encoded by the coding sequence ATCGCGTCATCCACGAGAAAGGGCGACTCGCCATCATGTCCATGCTGGCCGCGTCGAGGGAACTGTCGTTCACCGAGATGCGCGACGCCCTCAAAATGACGGACGGCAACCTGACCACGCACATTCGCACGCTGCAGGAGTCCGGCTACGTGTCGGTCAGCAAGTCCTACGAAAAGAAGCGTTCTCGCACGACCTGCGCGCTGACCTCCGCGGGCAAGAAGGCGTTTGCCAGCTACGTCAACCTGCTCGAGCAGATCGTCCGGCAGAACAAGCCTGGGTAG
- the ispH gene encoding 4-hydroxy-3-methylbut-2-enyl diphosphate reductase gives MTIIRAEHLGMCFGVRNAITLAIETAQHEPLTILGDLVHNEVVLAELRTEGIRFAQQPADVGTHTVMVTAHGASERAINQTRRCGLKVLEATCPLVHVAHRATAKVVREGFHPVIIGRRDHVEVRGMTEDLDECDVVFSEEDVRRLHERERFGVVAQTTQPIERVQHLVQLIRGRFPHAEVRFIDTVCQPTKLRQEAAVVLARQCDVVVVIGGAHSSNTHELVRTCSRYCPRVDHVQTASDLRAEWCDGAETVGITAGTSTPEEVITEVEHQLGSQTPVRRRRTRHACQA, from the coding sequence ATGACGATCATCCGCGCTGAACATCTGGGCATGTGTTTCGGAGTGAGGAACGCAATCACGCTCGCCATCGAAACCGCGCAACACGAACCGCTCACCATCCTCGGCGATCTCGTTCATAACGAGGTTGTGCTCGCCGAATTGCGGACCGAGGGGATTCGCTTTGCGCAACAACCGGCTGACGTCGGCACACACACAGTGATGGTCACTGCGCACGGCGCATCGGAGCGGGCCATCAACCAGACGCGCAGGTGCGGTTTGAAGGTGCTCGAAGCCACCTGCCCGCTCGTCCACGTGGCGCATCGCGCGACGGCGAAAGTCGTGCGCGAGGGCTTTCACCCGGTTATCATCGGCAGGCGCGATCACGTGGAAGTGCGTGGGATGACTGAGGATCTCGACGAGTGCGACGTCGTCTTCTCGGAGGAGGACGTTCGGCGGCTTCACGAGCGGGAGCGGTTCGGCGTCGTGGCCCAGACCACACAGCCCATCGAGCGGGTGCAGCATCTCGTGCAGTTGATTCGCGGGCGGTTCCCGCACGCGGAAGTTCGTTTCATCGACACCGTGTGCCAGCCCACCAAACTCCGCCAGGAAGCAGCCGTCGTGTTGGCACGCCAGTGTGATGTGGTGGTCGTCATCGGCGGGGCGCACAGCAGCAACACACACGAACTGGTCAGGACCTGCAGTCGCTATTGTCCGCGCGTGGACCACGTGCAGACGGCGAGCGACTTGCGGGCCGAGTGGTGTGACGGGGCGGAGACCGTCGGTATCACGGCTGGCACCTCGACACCAGAGGAGGTCATCACTGAAGTGGAACACCAACTCGGATCGCAGACCCCGGTTCGGAGACGGCGCACTCGCCATGCGTGTCAGGCATGA
- a CDS encoding C69 family dipeptidase, whose product MASPSHLRKFLLISLPLVVVLFLLQPGFARQPQADGPMCECEGCTSILVGKAASIDGSTITSHSCDSTTDRTWMTMEPNRKHKPGEMATVWMDPKETKGPDDSDRISTGEIPQVAETYQSLNAAYPIMNEHQLAIGETTFGGKRELKSDNGIIDCPELYRLVLERAKTAREAIRIADELTKKYGYDDYGEAFTFADPNETWLFEILGPGKGKKGAVWAAVRIPDDHVSVSANAPRIRRLNLADKEHVLASDNVLTLAQELGWWNSKSGEEFEFCYAYGGRTAMGSRRREWRALSRIAPSLKLDANAENFPISVRAERKLSVNDIFEIFRDTYQDTPYDMTRTLVKLDASGKATKNPIANPFMNNDYLDAFGIGSERTIACKRATYLQVTQSRGWLPNPIGGLVWLGYDNPMTTPHMPFYIGISQMPAWFMVDGRAKFRRDCAWWAFRQVSQLAFLRWQPMVMDIEKVWRPIEEKAYADQARIEAEAVALYKQDPAKAREFLTKYSHAIANGAVEAYWKLADDLWSRYTNYF is encoded by the coding sequence ATGGCCAGTCCTTCACACCTGCGCAAGTTTCTCCTCATTTCACTCCCCCTGGTCGTCGTGCTGTTCCTGCTGCAGCCGGGATTCGCCCGCCAACCACAGGCCGACGGGCCCATGTGCGAATGCGAGGGCTGCACGAGCATCCTGGTCGGCAAAGCAGCGTCGATAGACGGGTCGACCATCACATCCCATTCCTGCGACAGCACGACGGACCGCACATGGATGACGATGGAGCCGAACAGGAAGCACAAGCCGGGCGAGATGGCGACCGTGTGGATGGATCCGAAGGAGACCAAGGGGCCCGACGATTCGGATCGCATCTCGACGGGAGAGATCCCGCAGGTGGCCGAGACTTATCAGTCCCTGAACGCCGCCTATCCGATTATGAACGAGCACCAACTCGCCATCGGTGAGACGACGTTTGGCGGGAAGCGCGAGCTCAAGAGCGACAACGGCATCATCGATTGCCCCGAGCTGTATCGTCTCGTGCTCGAGCGCGCGAAGACGGCGCGCGAGGCGATTCGAATCGCGGACGAACTGACGAAGAAGTACGGCTACGACGACTACGGCGAGGCGTTTACGTTTGCGGATCCGAACGAGACGTGGCTGTTCGAGATCCTCGGACCGGGGAAGGGGAAGAAGGGCGCAGTGTGGGCGGCGGTTCGCATCCCGGACGACCATGTCTCGGTATCCGCCAACGCGCCGCGGATCCGCCGCCTCAACCTGGCCGACAAAGAGCACGTCCTGGCGTCGGATAACGTGCTGACCCTGGCCCAGGAACTCGGGTGGTGGAACTCGAAGAGCGGGGAAGAGTTCGAGTTCTGCTACGCCTATGGCGGGCGTACCGCGATGGGCAGCCGGCGCCGGGAGTGGCGCGCACTCAGCAGAATCGCTCCATCGCTCAAGCTCGACGCAAACGCCGAGAACTTCCCCATTTCGGTCAGGGCCGAACGGAAGCTGTCGGTCAACGACATCTTCGAGATCTTCCGCGACACCTACCAGGACACGCCCTACGACATGACGCGTACGTTGGTGAAGCTGGACGCGTCGGGCAAGGCGACGAAGAACCCGATCGCGAACCCCTTCATGAACAACGACTACCTGGACGCGTTCGGAATTGGGTCGGAACGCACCATTGCCTGTAAGCGCGCCACGTACCTGCAGGTTACGCAGTCGAGGGGGTGGCTGCCGAATCCGATTGGCGGGCTGGTGTGGCTCGGCTACGACAACCCGATGACCACTCCGCACATGCCGTTCTACATCGGGATCTCGCAGATGCCCGCGTGGTTCATGGTGGATGGCCGCGCGAAATTCCGCCGCGACTGCGCCTGGTGGGCCTTCCGGCAGGTCAGCCAGTTGGCGTTCCTGCGCTGGCAGCCGATGGTGATGGACATCGAGAAGGTGTGGCGGCCAATCGAAGAGAAGGCTTACGCGGATCAGGCGAGGATCGAAGCCGAAGCGGTGGCCCTCTACAAGCAGGATCCGGCCAAGGCGCGGGAGTTCCTCACGAAGTACTCGCACGCGATCGCCAATGGCGCCGTCGAGGCGTACTGGAAACTCGCCGACGATTTGTGGAGCAGGTACACGAACTACTTCTAG
- a CDS encoding PadR family transcriptional regulator: MTEPRLDLPQGTLDLLILKIVALAPQHGWAISQRIQQVSSEALQVQQGSLYPALHRLERRGWIKAKWGSSENNRRAKYYELTGLGRKQLEVQRANWDRLAAAVRQVLTTA; the protein is encoded by the coding sequence ATGACCGAACCGCGTCTCGACCTGCCGCAGGGCACGCTCGACCTGCTGATCCTGAAGATCGTCGCGCTGGCTCCCCAGCACGGCTGGGCCATCTCGCAACGCATCCAGCAGGTGTCGAGCGAGGCGCTGCAGGTCCAGCAGGGGTCGCTGTACCCAGCCCTTCACCGCCTGGAGCGCCGCGGTTGGATCAAGGCGAAGTGGGGCAGTTCCGAAAACAACCGGCGGGCGAAGTACTACGAACTCACCGGCTTGGGCCGAAAGCAGCTCGAGGTGCAACGCGCGAATTGGGACAGGCTGGCAGCAGCCGTCCGCCAGGTGCTGACGACGGCATAG
- a CDS encoding ABC transporter permease: protein MLDDLWFRLRAMFRRGRVERELDEELRFHLEQAVAAYEREGCSPDEARQRARLQFGGLEQIREDCRDARGLNLVDSAARDLRYAVRGLLRSPGFASVAVLSLAIGIGANAAIFAVVDAFLFRPAPVKDVDALVALADRSDKYAGYPISYPNFLDWKVRNHAFDETAAYWNGNRVLGDDEGAERIRELDVSEGFLRVVGVVPVVGRGFLPEDHGAGAGAVALVSYELWQRRLGGDRGAIGKTITLDSRPFTVIGVPPAGFNIGGRARRRCRRLPRRRDEPSMGSSRTAHCKTPVRPPTRSDAGPCVGAAAHFQGTPGQVAPALSHPGGGLGRPQDGSGTGSVCPSTLVPLL from the coding sequence ATGCTCGATGATCTGTGGTTCCGCCTGCGGGCGATGTTCCGGCGCGGCCGCGTCGAACGCGAGTTGGACGAGGAGCTGCGGTTTCACCTCGAACAGGCAGTCGCGGCCTATGAGCGTGAGGGGTGTTCTCCAGACGAGGCGCGGCAGCGCGCGCGATTGCAGTTCGGCGGTCTCGAGCAAATCAGAGAAGACTGCCGCGATGCCCGCGGTCTGAACCTGGTGGATTCTGCCGCTCGCGACCTCAGGTATGCCGTACGCGGCCTGCTTCGGAGTCCCGGCTTTGCGAGTGTGGCTGTCCTGTCGCTCGCGATCGGCATCGGCGCCAACGCAGCGATCTTCGCCGTCGTCGACGCGTTTCTGTTTCGTCCCGCGCCGGTAAAGGACGTCGACGCCCTGGTGGCATTGGCCGATCGCAGCGACAAGTACGCCGGCTATCCGATTTCCTATCCGAACTTCCTCGATTGGAAGGTCCGCAACCACGCGTTCGACGAGACGGCGGCGTACTGGAACGGCAACCGCGTTCTGGGGGACGACGAGGGAGCTGAGCGCATTCGAGAACTCGATGTCTCGGAGGGGTTTCTGCGCGTGGTCGGTGTCGTACCGGTAGTCGGCCGCGGCTTTCTGCCCGAGGATCACGGGGCGGGTGCCGGAGCCGTTGCGCTCGTCAGCTACGAGCTGTGGCAGCGAAGGCTGGGCGGCGACCGCGGGGCGATTGGCAAGACGATCACACTCGACAGCCGTCCATTCACCGTCATTGGGGTGCCGCCGGCCGGTTTCAACATCGGCGGCCGCGCCCGGCGCCGATGTCGACGGCTGCCTCGCCGCCGGGACGAGCCGTCCATGGGCTCGTCCCGGACAGCACACTGCAAGACACCTGTGAGACCGCCAACCCGATCAGATGCGGGCCCGTGCGTGGGTGCTGCTGCTCACTTCCAGGGTACCCCGGGGCAGGTTGCCCCGGCCTTGTCGCACCCGGGCGGCGGATTGGGGAGGCCGCAGGACGGGTCGGGCACCGGGAGCGTCTGCCCATCGACGTTAGTCCCGTTGCTGTAG
- a CDS encoding C69 family dipeptidase, producing the protein MKPKTLFLILLAVAFCGMAGVASQAPPPQKVFASPSDPEINIRKMCTEPPPPGVSAEDWQLTCDSCTSMPTTKEASADGSVMTSHSCDGHYEVRIHVVPGKKSAAGTMRPIMKGGGLGADRPAAKQVGEIPEIEQTLTRYDASYPFMNEKQVIMGETTIGGRRELYNDEGLFDIMELQRLALERASTARDAIRIMGEFATKYGYGDSGECLTVGDANEVWHFEIFGAGAVDKGAVWAAVRIPAGHVGVSANRPRIPELKLEDKDNYMASENVFQVAKDMGWWKQGEPFVFHKAYSGSGSLGSTRREWRVLSTMAPSLKLDAWDPNPPFTVKAEIKVGPRDLMRLHRDYYQGTDFDASQGGVAGPFGSPNRWAASTRPPEGSVGFERTISVHQCSYTTVIQARNWMPAWIGGVVWFANDDAKTSPFAPLYAGNTRIPEAYEIGTRAEFDRRSAWWSSNFVGNWANLNFAAMIQDIREAYTGIEDRLFAQQPVVEKVALELYKQDPAAAREYITAYSNRVTKDTIDAWWKLADTLVVKYQDAGGNLQGTQRQRAQYPKDWLEKNGYGSMKNPKAAPPAPAKEPVKKLGNERPRHPAENLP; encoded by the coding sequence ATGAAGCCGAAAACCCTGTTCCTGATACTGCTGGCCGTGGCGTTCTGTGGGATGGCCGGCGTGGCCAGCCAGGCGCCGCCTCCGCAGAAGGTGTTCGCGTCGCCATCCGACCCCGAGATCAACATCCGGAAGATGTGCACCGAGCCGCCGCCGCCAGGCGTCTCGGCCGAGGACTGGCAGCTCACGTGCGATTCCTGCACGTCGATGCCAACCACCAAGGAGGCCTCGGCCGACGGATCGGTGATGACGTCGCACTCGTGCGACGGACACTACGAAGTCCGGATTCATGTTGTGCCAGGCAAGAAGAGCGCGGCCGGCACGATGCGCCCGATCATGAAGGGCGGCGGCCTCGGTGCTGACAGGCCTGCGGCCAAGCAGGTCGGCGAGATTCCCGAGATCGAGCAAACCCTCACCCGCTACGACGCGTCGTACCCGTTCATGAACGAAAAGCAGGTCATCATGGGCGAGACCACGATCGGCGGGCGCCGCGAGTTGTACAACGACGAGGGGCTCTTCGACATCATGGAGCTGCAGCGCCTGGCACTCGAGCGGGCGTCGACCGCACGCGACGCGATCAGGATCATGGGTGAGTTCGCCACGAAGTACGGCTACGGGGATTCGGGCGAGTGCCTGACCGTCGGCGACGCGAATGAGGTCTGGCACTTCGAGATCTTCGGTGCCGGCGCGGTTGACAAGGGTGCTGTGTGGGCGGCGGTCCGCATCCCGGCGGGCCACGTGGGCGTGAGCGCCAATCGTCCGCGTATCCCCGAGCTCAAGCTCGAGGACAAGGACAACTACATGGCTTCGGAGAACGTCTTCCAGGTGGCCAAGGACATGGGGTGGTGGAAGCAGGGTGAGCCGTTCGTGTTCCACAAGGCCTACAGCGGCAGCGGGTCGCTCGGCAGCACGCGGCGCGAATGGCGGGTGCTCAGCACGATGGCGCCCTCGCTCAAACTCGACGCCTGGGACCCGAACCCGCCGTTCACGGTGAAGGCGGAGATCAAGGTCGGCCCGCGCGACCTGATGCGGCTCCATCGCGACTACTACCAGGGAACCGACTTCGACGCGTCGCAAGGAGGCGTCGCGGGCCCGTTCGGCAGTCCGAACCGCTGGGCCGCGTCCACGCGGCCGCCAGAAGGGTCGGTGGGCTTCGAGCGCACGATCTCGGTGCACCAATGCTCCTACACCACGGTTATACAGGCTCGCAACTGGATGCCGGCCTGGATTGGCGGCGTGGTCTGGTTTGCCAACGATGACGCCAAGACATCGCCCTTCGCGCCGCTCTACGCAGGCAATACCCGCATTCCCGAGGCGTATGAGATCGGGACCCGCGCGGAATTCGATCGTCGATCCGCGTGGTGGTCGTCGAACTTCGTCGGCAACTGGGCGAACCTGAACTTCGCCGCGATGATTCAGGACATCCGGGAGGCCTACACCGGGATCGAAGATCGACTCTTCGCGCAACAGCCCGTCGTCGAGAAGGTGGCGCTCGAACTGTACAAGCAGGATCCGGCCGCGGCCCGCGAGTACATCACCGCCTACTCGAACCGCGTCACCAAGGACACGATCGACGCGTGGTGGAAGCTGGCCGACACGCTGGTGGTGAAGTATCAGGACGCGGGAGGCAACCTGCAGGGGACCCAGCGCCAGCGCGCGCAGTACCCGAAGGACTGGCTGGAGAAGAACGGCTACGGGAGCATGAAGAACCCGAAGGCCGCACCACCGGCGCCGGCGAAAGAGCCGGTGAAGAAATTGGGGAATGAGAGGCCCCGGCATCCTGCGGAGAACTTGCCATGA
- a CDS encoding succinylglutamate desuccinylase, with protein sequence MNDRLFLVRKMVVIALGAALLIASGLSFYRSRSRLEPVVVGDGVTAVKSLGDYFGGIKGTVNDCNLYVLEGKEPGATLLVLGGSHPEEPAGRLAAWLFAENGVMEKGRLIVALSTNRSATRVTRLGGAYPPDYTIDTPFGGRTFRHGDRWTDPLDQWPDPEVYIHYPSGQSLAYVDVRNINRSWPGRPDGTLTEQTAYAFMQLIRREKVDVVIDLHEAELQYPVINTIVTHQKGQEFATMVSMMLTDNEGFTIGTEFSPRSLHGLSHREIGDYSEAVSLLFESAEPFLDATRGITSREQLLTGRDEFVVRAGQHGLLFAKIDENGWPIAVRVGRHTSSVLQVMETWTEDHPDRPLVGHGVPRYKDLKANGVGRYLRDPLTARPGRLYYE encoded by the coding sequence ATGAACGACCGCCTGTTCCTCGTCCGCAAGATGGTGGTCATCGCGCTCGGCGCGGCTTTGCTGATTGCTTCCGGCCTCAGCTTCTATCGGAGCCGCTCGCGGCTTGAACCGGTGGTCGTCGGCGATGGCGTCACCGCTGTGAAGTCGCTCGGCGACTACTTCGGCGGCATCAAGGGCACGGTCAACGACTGCAACCTGTACGTGCTCGAGGGCAAGGAGCCTGGGGCGACGCTGCTCGTGCTGGGGGGCTCGCACCCGGAGGAGCCGGCCGGCCGGCTTGCGGCCTGGCTCTTCGCGGAAAACGGCGTGATGGAAAAAGGGCGCCTGATCGTGGCGCTCAGCACCAACCGGAGCGCCACGAGAGTGACGCGGCTGGGCGGCGCCTACCCGCCCGACTACACCATTGACACGCCGTTCGGCGGCCGCACCTTCCGGCACGGCGATCGCTGGACCGACCCGCTCGATCAGTGGCCCGACCCCGAGGTGTACATTCACTATCCCAGCGGGCAGTCGCTCGCCTACGTGGACGTGCGCAACATCAATCGTTCGTGGCCCGGCCGTCCCGACGGGACGCTCACCGAGCAGACCGCGTACGCCTTCATGCAACTGATCCGCCGCGAGAAGGTGGACGTGGTCATCGATCTGCACGAGGCCGAGCTCCAGTACCCGGTAATCAACACGATCGTGACGCACCAGAAGGGGCAGGAATTCGCGACTATGGTGTCGATGATGCTGACCGACAACGAGGGATTTACCATCGGCACCGAGTTCTCGCCGCGCAGTCTTCACGGTCTGTCGCACCGCGAGATCGGCGACTACTCCGAGGCCGTGTCGCTCCTCTTCGAGTCAGCCGAGCCGTTCCTGGACGCGACGCGCGGCATCACGTCCCGCGAACAGCTCCTGACCGGCCGCGACGAATTCGTCGTCCGGGCTGGCCAGCACGGGCTCCTGTTCGCGAAGATCGACGAGAACGGGTGGCCGATCGCTGTTCGCGTCGGCCGCCACACCTCCTCGGTGCTGCAGGTGATGGAGACGTGGACCGAGGATCATCCCGATCGACCGCTGGTGGGGCACGGCGTGCCCCGCTACAAGGACCTGAAGGCAAACGGGGTCGGACGCTACCTGCGCGACCCCCTCACGGCGCGACCCGGACGTTTGTATTATGAATAG
- a CDS encoding C4-dicarboxylate ABC transporter: MTAQAGLVLGVMVAAYVVVRAARLSTELSMLAAALAGGLAAGQGIPARHIAEGAATYLDINLIFVTATLFMNLLKESGGVAFVVRAILRRFHRQRALLLVLMSLLLLIPGALTGAGSVTVLIMGGTVGVVLTYMGISAVRTAAIIFLIAGLSAAAPPVSLWAMMTAAGVNMPYVGFFWPLMIPCVVLALVSAFWLGWKGEQVDIDRALAELPEAPAGMRWWKLLLPFAVFMFLIFVGRQWPYSTPIVGLPLMFAAAAAVTVAVSPVRLDILRISRDTVAQLLPLLATLTCVGVLVQIMTLTGARGLLAVTVATLPVAVVFATLFVVLPLSEAVLMWGAAPVIGVPLVLLFNTMGLNPIVALAGMSMIWPLGDALPPTAIIGRLTIDVVGYKGPYGRFLKACSGPAVIIAIVGTLMVVFSKHLGWLTGLS; this comes from the coding sequence ATGACCGCCCAGGCCGGGCTGGTGCTCGGCGTGATGGTTGCCGCCTATGTGGTCGTGCGGGCAGCCAGGCTCTCGACGGAACTGTCGATGCTCGCCGCCGCGCTCGCCGGCGGCCTGGCAGCCGGCCAGGGCATCCCCGCCCGGCACATCGCCGAGGGGGCGGCCACCTACCTCGACATCAATCTGATCTTCGTCACGGCGACGCTCTTCATGAACCTGCTCAAGGAATCGGGAGGCGTGGCCTTCGTGGTGCGAGCCATCCTCAGGCGATTCCACCGCCAGCGCGCACTGCTGCTCGTGCTGATGTCGCTGCTCCTGTTGATTCCGGGAGCCCTCACCGGCGCCGGCAGCGTGACGGTCCTCATCATGGGCGGGACGGTCGGGGTCGTCCTGACCTACATGGGCATCTCGGCGGTCCGGACGGCGGCAATCATCTTTCTCATCGCCGGCCTGAGCGCGGCGGCCCCGCCGGTGAGCCTCTGGGCGATGATGACGGCGGCGGGCGTGAACATGCCCTACGTCGGCTTCTTCTGGCCGCTGATGATTCCCTGCGTCGTGCTCGCGCTCGTCTCCGCTTTCTGGCTCGGTTGGAAGGGCGAGCAGGTGGATATCGATCGCGCGCTCGCCGAACTTCCCGAAGCGCCGGCCGGCATGCGCTGGTGGAAGCTGCTCCTCCCCTTCGCGGTCTTCATGTTCCTGATCTTCGTCGGCCGGCAGTGGCCCTACTCGACGCCCATTGTCGGCCTGCCGCTGATGTTTGCGGCCGCGGCGGCTGTGACCGTCGCCGTGTCGCCCGTCCGTCTCGACATTCTCAGGATCTCGCGCGACACCGTGGCGCAGCTCCTGCCGCTGCTCGCTACGCTTACCTGCGTCGGCGTACTCGTCCAGATCATGACGCTCACCGGCGCGCGCGGCCTGCTGGCGGTCACCGTGGCCACGCTGCCCGTCGCCGTCGTCTTCGCCACACTGTTCGTCGTGCTGCCGCTCTCAGAGGCGGTTTTGATGTGGGGCGCCGCGCCCGTCATCGGCGTGCCGCTGGTGTTGCTGTTCAATACGATGGGGCTCAATCCGATCGTGGCGCTGGCCGGCATGAGCATGATCTGGCCGCTCGGCGACGCGCTGCCGCCCACGGCCATCATCGGACGTCTCACCATCGACGTGGTCGGCTACAAGGGCCCCTATGGTCGTTTCCTGAAGGCATGCTCGGGCCCGGCGGTTATCATCGCCATCGTCGGCACGCTGATGGTGGTGTTCAGTAAGCACCTGGGTTGGCTCACGGGACTGTCATGA